One Coffea arabica cultivar ET-39 chromosome 5e, Coffea Arabica ET-39 HiFi, whole genome shotgun sequence DNA segment encodes these proteins:
- the LOC113688276 gene encoding uncharacterized protein translates to MRLSQANSPKGASSSKKELKGAAASGSSEKLKASNFPATILRIGTWEYKSRYEGDLVAKCYFAKHKLVREVLDGGLKNKIEIQWSDIMALKANYPDDGPGTLDVVGILINGQFLGPHIDCVTDDNLIISVYNYLNEPFLISWHHFLQCPQGLLGKHFEKLIQCDPRLNFLSK, encoded by the exons ATGAGGCTTTCTCAAGCTAATTCACCTAAGGGTGCAAGTTCCAGTAAAAAAGAGCTTAAAGGGGCCGCTGCTTCTGGTTCCTCTGAGAAGCTCAAGGCTtcaaattttccagcaactaTTCTGCGAATTGGGACCTGGGAG TATAAGTCAAGATATGAAGGGGATTTGGTAGCAAAGTGTTATTTTGCAAAGCATAAGCTTGTACGGGAGGTTCTTGATGGCGGGCTCAAGAATAAGATTGAAATTCAATGGTCTGATATAATGGCTTTGAAGGCGAATTATCCTGATGACGGACCGGGGACTTTGGATGTAGTG GGAATCTTGATAAATGGGCAGTTTCTAGGGCCACACATTGACTGTGTCACCGATGATAACTTGATTATCAGTGTTTACAACTACTTGAACGAGCCTTTCCTTATTTCTTG GCATCATTTTCTGCAGTGTCCACAAGGCTTGTTGGGAAAGCATTTCGAAAAGCTTATTCAATGTGATCCTCGTCTTAACTTCCTGAGTAAATAA